DNA from Agathobaculum sp. NTUH-O15-33:
ATATTGAGGTCGCGGGGCTATCAAAGGTTTTGATGGTTCCCATCAACGAATTATTTCCTGCCGATGCAGGTTTTCAAAAGTGACAGAGCACGACAAAGAGACACGTTTTATATCTCACACATGGCAACTGTTCTTTCCTATATCTTCAGTCTGCGAATAGTGCTTTCAAAATCAATAAAGATCGTCGCCTTGGCCGGCAACGATCTTTTTTATTGGTAGTATTTTTTCTTTTGCATTAGAAATCCAGTTGTACAATTTCCTTCATACAGGCCCGGCAAACGTTTTTAAAATAAAAATGCACGACATATTTAGCAATAGGGAAAACGATTCGTCCCAGTTCATCGATTTTCCGTAAAATACCAGTAGCTTTCATAAAGGATTACAATTTCATATTCAGCTTGCTTATCCAGCGAAATTCCCGCGCGGCATTCCTCTTTTAGGATATTCCAGCACATCCAACCAGATCAATTATATCTTATAGAGATTCATAGGTTATGAAAAATTATTCTTTTAGGATTATTTACTTCTTTTAGAATATTTCGCATTCTTTCAACGAATAGTAAAGTTTACACATCAAAATGCATTAAATGATTCAAATAGGGGTTTGAAATATGGATGTATTGATAGAATTTTCAAAACGGCTACGCACGTTGCGAGGGCAACGAGGCTATACCGCTGAACAACTTGCCGAAAAAAGTGATTTATCTGTAGGACATATCCGACAATTAGAAAAGGGCAGTAGAGCACCAACGCTTAGTTCTTTAATTACACTATCTAACGCCTTAGATGTTACGCCTATTTCAATGATGTTAAGTGATTTTACTGAGCAAAGCGAAACCAATATTGTACAGAACGAGGACATCTCTTTTTTAAATGATAAGCAGATATGTTTTATTTTAGATACGATTGACGGAATGATACTGCGTGTTAAAGGAATTTATGATGAATGCAAGTGAATTAAAAGCAGTCGGGAATCGAATTAGAATTGTCAGAGAGCGACAAGACCTTACCATTGCGCAGCTTGAAAACAAAACCGGACTTGCAGCAACACACATCCGAAATATTGAAAATGGCGCTAAGCCAATTAGCATAACCAGTCTTGTTAAAATTTGTAATGCACTGCATGCCGATATGAACTATTTGTTGTGCGATGTATCTAGAATATCCAGCATTTACGCGCTTAATAAACTTTTAAAGGATTGTACGCAATCTCTCAGCCATGACGAATATGCTTTAATCAGCTGCACGTTTAATATATTAATGCATAATTTAAAATCAGTTTGACCGTATGGCATAGAGTTGTTCAGAACAGGGAACCGGTCCGTTTTTTCTCGTTTATTGTGGCGTTTTGCTGGTTGGTGGAGACGTTTGCGTGTCCCATTGCAAGATGAGGTGTGATTATGTCTAGAATTATCGATGGTGAGCAGTTAAATCTCATTGGTGAAAAAGTAAAACAAGCAAGAAAGAAGCTTAAATTCAGTCAAAAACAGCTTGCCGACCGGCTGGAAACCGAAGCTGTTTATATTTGCCGCGGCTCGATCTCGCGAATTGAAAGCGGAGAAAGGACCGTAACAGATATCGAGATTGCCGGACTTTCTAAGGTTTTGCTGGTTCCAATCAATGAGTTATTTCCTGCCGACGCAGGCTTTCAAAAATGACAGAGCAGGACAAACAAGGGATTGACCGAGATTGTAGGGCGCGACGCCCTCGAACACATGGGGACGGTTCTTCTGTGCTGACACAGCAGAACCGTCCCCGTGTGTTTTGTGTTTTCCCCTCCCTCATATTCGCCGGGCGCGGCGAATAAAATGGGGCGAAGGGAGGGGCGCATATGCAGGAGGCACTGCGGGTCTCTATCCGCATTTCTGAAAAGGACAGCGAAAAGGCGCGCGCCGATGTCAAGACCGCGATCGCCGAGGCGCGGCGCGGCTTCGGCTTACCGCTTGCCGCACCGCGCTGCGGGCCGTGACCGCGGTTTACGCCCGCCAATCGGTCGAGCGGGCGGACAGTATTTCGATCGAGACCCAGATCGACCGCTGCAAAAGTCGGCTGACCGCCGGGGAGCTTGCCGATTGCCGCGTATATACGGACCGCGGCTTTTCAGGCAAAAACACCGCGCGCCCCGCGTTCCA
Protein-coding regions in this window:
- a CDS encoding helix-turn-helix domain-containing protein; this encodes MDVLIEFSKRLRTLRGQRGYTAEQLAEKSDLSVGHIRQLEKGSRAPTLSSLITLSNALDVTPISMMLSDFTEQSETNIVQNEDISFLNDKQICFILDTIDGMILRVKGIYDECK
- a CDS encoding helix-turn-helix domain-containing protein, with product MLKEFMMNASELKAVGNRIRIVRERQDLTIAQLENKTGLAATHIRNIENGAKPISITSLVKICNALHADMNYLLCDVSRISSIYALNKLLKDCTQSLSHDEYALISCTFNILMHNLKSV
- a CDS encoding helix-turn-helix domain-containing protein codes for the protein MSRIIDGEQLNLIGEKVKQARKKLKFSQKQLADRLETEAVYICRGSISRIESGERTVTDIEIAGLSKVLLVPINELFPADAGFQK